A region of the Candidatus Hydrogenedentota bacterium genome:
GACGCCGCCGTGGATTTCCCCGACGAGGATCTGCCGGAACTGGTGGACGCCGCGTTTTTCGACCGGCTCCGCGGGGCCGCGGAGGACATGCGGCGGCTCCTCGGCACCGCCCGCGCCGGACGCCTCTACCGCGAGGGCGCCGAGGTCGCCGTCATCGGACGGCCCAATGTCGGCAAGTCCAGCCTCTTCAACGCCCTCCTGCGCGACGCCCGCGCCATCGTCTCCCCCACCCCCGGCACCACCCGCGACGTCCTCGGCGAGCAGGCCCAGTTCGGCGGCGTGCCCGTCCGCCTCGCGGACACCGCCGGCATCCGCGACGCCGACAACGACATCGAACGCCAGGGGGTGGACCTCGCCCGGCGCGCCCTCCGCTCCGCCCAGGTGATTGTGCTCGTCCTCGACGCCGCCGACGGATGGACCTTGGAGGACCGCCTCCTCGCCGACGAGACCGCCGGCACCGTCCCCGTGATTCTGGCGGCGAACAAGACCGACCTCGCCCCCGCCCCGGCGGAGGGGCACGGGGACCTGGCCCCGCCCCTCGCCGTCTCCGCCAAGACCGGCGCGGGCCTCCGCGAACTCGAGGAGGCCCTTGCCGCCGCCCTCCTCGGCGGCGCCGCCCCCCGCGAGGGCGGCCCCCAGCTCACCCGCCTCCACCAGGAAGACAGCCTCCGCCGCACCCTCGAAAACGTCGAGCGCGCCCTTCACGCCCCCGAAGGCGCCCCCGAATGCCTCGCCGCCGACCTCCGCGCCGCCCTCCAGGCCCTCGGCGAAATCACCGGCGAAACCACCCCCGAAGACCTTCTCGACCGCATCTTCTCCTCCTTCTGCATCGGGAAATAGACGGTTGGGGTGAAACACGGTCTGCAAGCGCGGGAAAGAGGGCGCGGGGAAGAGGGCGCGGCAAGCGGCGCCCCTACATGCGCGCGCCGTGGGCATACGCGAAGAGATCAGGATCACCACCCGTAGGGGCGCCGCTTGACGCGCCCTACGCGCGCATGGCCAAGGCACACGCGAAGACGCCCGTTCACTCCCGTGGGGCGCCGCTTGCCGCGCCCCACGCGCGCATGACCAAGGCACACGCGAAGACGCCCGTTCACTCCCGTAGGGGAGCCGCTTGCTGCGCCCTGATCGGTGACCTTCCAGTGCATCAACCCGCGCCTTGGCGCGGACATGAGGTCATCGGTCTCTGTCCGGCAACCACCGGTCAGGAATCGCGCCGGTCAGTGATTGGCCCGGGGGATTACAGCCGGTTTTTCCAGGAGTGGATTTCCATCTTGAGGCCGGTCCAGGCGATGCCGAGGAGGCCGCCGATGCCGGGTTTGAAGGCGGACTCGAAGACCTCCATGAGCAGGGCGAACTTGGCCGGGGAGTAGGGGAACCAGTAGGACTCCAGGCGGGGGCTCTGCCGGTCTATGAGGATGGACTTGACGTTGGAGAAGGAGTGGAGGCCGAAGTGCCCCTTGTAGCGGCCGAAGCCGCTTTCCTTGATGCCGCCGAAGGGCAGCGCGGGGCTGGCCAGGGTGGCCATGACGTTGTTGATGGACACGTTGCCAGTGACCAGGGCGCGGGCGACGCGCTCGGCGCGGACCAGGTCGCGCGACCACACGCTGGACGCCAGCCCGTAGGGCGAGTCGTTGGCCATGCGGATCACCTCGTCCTCCGTCTTGAAGGGGGTGACGGTGACCACGGGGCCGAAGGTCTCGTTCCACTGGATGGGCATGTCGTTGGTGACGTTGCTGACGATGGTGGGGGGCAGGACATGCGACCCGGGGGCGCGTTTGCCGCCGGTGACGATGACCGCGCCCATCTTGACCGAATCCTCGAGCTGCCGCTCGATCTCCTGGATCTGGAACTCGGCGGTCATGCAGCCCATCGTCAGCTCTTCCTCGTTCTCCCGTGCCTTGGGATTGTCGAGGGTGACGATGCGCTCGGCCTTCTCCTTGAGCAGCTTGAGGAAGGGCTCGTAGATCGTGTCCTGCACGAAGATGCGCTCAACGGAGGTGCAGGTCTGGCCGCAGTTGGCCATGCCGCCCCAGAGGGCGCCGTTGACCGTCCGCTCCAGGTTCACATCGTCGAAGACGATCATGGGGTCCTTGCCGCCCAGCTCCAGCTCCAGCGGGATCAGCAGGTCCGCCGCGCGGGCCATCACCTTCTTCCCCGCGCCGACGCTGCCGGTGAAGAATATCTTCGCGGGCTTCGCGTCAATGAGCAGGTTGGCCGTCTTGCGGGTGGCGTAGACCACCTGGACGGCGTCCTTCATGAACCCGCTGCCCTCGATGATCTCCTCCAGCAGGCCCTTGAGGGGCGTCTCCTTGGAGGGCTTGAGGATGACCGCGTTCCCCGCCGTGAAGGCGCAGGTGATGGGGAGGAAGGACAGGTTGAAGGGGTAGTTCCACGGGGAGATGATGAGCACGGGGCCGAGGGGCTCGTAGACCACCTTGGACTTCTTGCCGAAGAGCAGGACCGGCGTGGGGGCGCGCTGGTCCTTCAGCATGCGCACCGCGTGCTTCTCATAGTAGGTGATGAGGTCCACCGCGGGGAAGACCTCCATCGCCAGAGCGTCAAAGAGGCTCTTGCCCGTCTCCAGCGAGATTTTCCGGGCGATCTCGCGCCGGTTCGCCAGCAGGTAGGCCTTCAGCTTGCCGAGTTCCGCCACCCGCTGCGCCACGCTCATGGCGGCGATCTTCGGGTAAACGGCGCGGGCGCGCGCGTAGACCTGGTCCACCTCCTCCGGCGTGGGCTCGGGGAACGTGTAGAGCGCCTCCCCGTTCCGGGGGTTGCACACGGTGACCAGCGAATCGTTTGCCGCATCGGACATGACAGGAACTCCCTACGTGTTGCCGCCTGAAACCCGTCCAAGGCTTGCCCGGCGCCCCCGCCGCGTGACACAATACGCGGTCCGGGCGGGCCGTTCCCTCCGGCGGGGGGGCGAAACCCCGAAAACCCGGGAAAACTCTAGCAGAACCGGGCCTTCCGGTTCACGCGCGGGGCCTCCCGGGGAATACGGAGCCCGTAACTCGCTGTTGCAGAAGGGCGTAGCGAAGCATCCCCCGGCCCTTCCGGGGGCGTCCCATCCGGCGACCGGCGGAGATTCACCATGAGCGACCCAAAAGACACCCTGGAGACCGCAGCCTACGGCGGGTCCCGCGTGGAGCGGAGCAACCAGGAAGTCGCCGACCTCGCCTCCGGGGAGTACAAGTACGGCTGGTCCACCGACATCGAGGCGGACACGCTGCCGAAGGGGCTGAACGAGGATATTATCCGCGCCATCTCCGCGCGCAAGCGCGAGCCGGAATGGATGCTGGAATGGCGGCTGAAGTCCTACCGCGCATGGCTGGGCATGAGCGATCCGACCTGGGCCAAGGTGGTTTACGAGACCCCGAGCTTCCAGGAAATCAGCTACTACTCGGCGCCCAAGCAGAAGCCCCAGGCGCAGAGCCTCGACGAGGTGGACCCGAAGCTCCTGGAGACCTTCGAGAAGCTGGGCATCCCCCTGGACGAGCAGAAGCGGCTGGCGAATGTGGCCGTGGACGCCGTGTTTGACAGCGTCTCCGTCGCCACCACGCACCGCGACATCCTGGCGAAGCGGGACATCCTTTTCTGCCCCATCTCCGAGGCCGTGCGCGACCACCCCGAGCTGGTGAAGAAGTACCTAGGCTCCGTGGTGCCCGCGGGCGACAACTTCTACGCTGCCCTCAACAGCGCCGTTTTCAGCGACGGGTCCTTCGTATACATCCCGCCGGGGGTGAAGTGCCCCATGGACCTGTCCACCTACTTCCGCATCAACGCCTCCGACACGGGGCAGTTCGAGCGGACGCTGATCATCGCGGACGAGGGGGCCGAGGTGCGCTATCTGGAGGGCTGCACCGCCCCCATGCGCGACGAGAACCAGCTCCACGCCGCCGTGGTGGAGCTGGTGGCGCACAAGAACGCCACCATCCGCTACGCCACCGTGCAGAACTGGTACGCCGGCGACGAGGAGGGCAAGGGCGGCATCTACAACTTCGTGACCAAGCGCGGGAAGTGCGCGGGCGAGAACGCGCACATCTCGTGGACCCAGGTGGAGACCGGGTCGGCCATCACCTGGAAATACCCGAGCTGCCTGCTGATGGGCGACAACTCCGTGGGCGAGTTCTACTCCGTGGCCCTGACCAGGGGCCGCCAGCAGGCCGACACGGGCACAAAAATGATCCACCTCGGGAAGAACACCCGCAGCACGGTCATCTCCAAGACCATCTCCGCCGGACACAGCGACAGCTCCTACCGGGGGCTGGTCAGCGTGATGCCCAAGGCGGAGAACAGCCGAAACTACACCCAGTGCGACAGCCTGCTCATCGGGAACGCCTGCGGCGCGCACACCTTCCCGCACCTGGACGTGCGCCACCCGTCCGCGTCGGTGGAGCACGAGGCGTCCACCTCGAAGATCAGCGAGGACCAGCTCTTCTACTGCCAGTCCCGCGGCATCGGGACGGAGGACGCCATCTCGATGGTCGTGAACGGGTTCTGCAAGGAGGTCTTCGACCACCTGCCGATGGAATTCGCCGTGGAGGCGTCCCGCCTGCTCAGCGTCAGCCTTGAAGGGAGCGTCGGATAATGCTGCTGGACATCCAAAACCTGCACGCCTCGGTGGCGGGGATCGAAATCCTCAAGGGGATCACCCTGCAAGTGAACGAGGGCGAGGTGCACGCCATCATGGGGCCGAACGGCTCCGGCAAGAGCACCCTGGCCCAGGTCCTCGCGGGCCACGAGGCCTACGACGTGGACCTGGAGAAGAGCCGGGTCTCCTACCTCGGCCAGGACCTCCTGGACCTGCCCGCCGAGGAGCGCGCCCGCGCGGGCGTCTTCCTCGCGTTCCAGTATCCCGTGGAGATTCCCGGCGTGACCAACCGCTCCTTCCTCCAGGCGGCGCTCAATGAGACCCGCAAGAGCCGCGGGCTGGAAGAGCTGGACGCCATGGACGTCGCGGAACTGCTGGAGGAGAAGATGGCGCAGGTGCAGATCCCCCCCGCGTTCGCGGACCGCTTCGTCAACTCCGGCTATTCCGGCGGCGAGAAGAAGCGCAACGAGATCCTCCAGCTCGCGGTGCTGGAGCCGCGTCTGGCCATCCTCGACGAGACGGACTCGGGGCTGGACATTGACGCCCTGCGCATCGTCG
Encoded here:
- the mnmE gene encoding tRNA uridine-5-carboxymethylaminomethyl(34) synthesis GTPase MnmE, encoding MSSGTNDTIAAISTPPGEGSVGIVRLSGPGAVRTASALFVSPHGRSPLTHPRQRVFHGHIHDAAGRVLDEVLLHVMRAPRSYTREDVVEINAHGGPAPLRAILEEALRRGCRLARPGEFTQRAFLNGRLDLVQAEAVIDRIRARTDAALRAANAAASGELSAEMRRLRETLADALARADAAVDFPDEDLPELVDAAFFDRLRGAAEDMRRLLGTARAGRLYREGAEVAVIGRPNVGKSSLFNALLRDARAIVSPTPGTTRDVLGEQAQFGGVPVRLADTAGIRDADNDIERQGVDLARRALRSAQVIVLVLDAADGWTLEDRLLADETAGTVPVILAANKTDLAPAPAEGHGDLAPPLAVSAKTGAGLRELEEALAAALLGGAAPREGGPQLTRLHQEDSLRRTLENVERALHAPEGAPECLAADLRAALQALGEITGETTPEDLLDRIFSSFCIGK
- the sufB gene encoding Fe-S cluster assembly protein SufB, translated to MSDPKDTLETAAYGGSRVERSNQEVADLASGEYKYGWSTDIEADTLPKGLNEDIIRAISARKREPEWMLEWRLKSYRAWLGMSDPTWAKVVYETPSFQEISYYSAPKQKPQAQSLDEVDPKLLETFEKLGIPLDEQKRLANVAVDAVFDSVSVATTHRDILAKRDILFCPISEAVRDHPELVKKYLGSVVPAGDNFYAALNSAVFSDGSFVYIPPGVKCPMDLSTYFRINASDTGQFERTLIIADEGAEVRYLEGCTAPMRDENQLHAAVVELVAHKNATIRYATVQNWYAGDEEGKGGIYNFVTKRGKCAGENAHISWTQVETGSAITWKYPSCLLMGDNSVGEFYSVALTRGRQQADTGTKMIHLGKNTRSTVISKTISAGHSDSSYRGLVSVMPKAENSRNYTQCDSLLIGNACGAHTFPHLDVRHPSASVEHEASTSKISEDQLFYCQSRGIGTEDAISMVVNGFCKEVFDHLPMEFAVEASRLLSVSLEGSVG
- the sufC gene encoding Fe-S cluster assembly ATPase SufC — its product is MLDIQNLHASVAGIEILKGITLQVNEGEVHAIMGPNGSGKSTLAQVLAGHEAYDVDLEKSRVSYLGQDLLDLPAEERARAGVFLAFQYPVEIPGVTNRSFLQAALNETRKSRGLEELDAMDVAELLEEKMAQVQIPPAFADRFVNSGYSGGEKKRNEILQLAVLEPRLAILDETDSGLDIDALRIVAEGVNRLRSPHRAFVLVTHYQRLLDYITPDFVHVLYKGRIIKSGGRELALELEEKGYDWVKAEHAQA
- a CDS encoding aldehyde dehydrogenase family protein, which translates into the protein MSDAANDSLVTVCNPRNGEALYTFPEPTPEEVDQVYARARAVYPKIAAMSVAQRVAELGKLKAYLLANRREIARKISLETGKSLFDALAMEVFPAVDLITYYEKHAVRMLKDQRAPTPVLLFGKKSKVVYEPLGPVLIISPWNYPFNLSFLPITCAFTAGNAVILKPSKETPLKGLLEEIIEGSGFMKDAVQVVYATRKTANLLIDAKPAKIFFTGSVGAGKKVMARAADLLIPLELELGGKDPMIVFDDVNLERTVNGALWGGMANCGQTCTSVERIFVQDTIYEPFLKLLKEKAERIVTLDNPKARENEEELTMGCMTAEFQIQEIERQLEDSVKMGAVIVTGGKRAPGSHVLPPTIVSNVTNDMPIQWNETFGPVVTVTPFKTEDEVIRMANDSPYGLASSVWSRDLVRAERVARALVTGNVSINNVMATLASPALPFGGIKESGFGRYKGHFGLHSFSNVKSILIDRQSPRLESYWFPYSPAKFALLMEVFESAFKPGIGGLLGIAWTGLKMEIHSWKNRL